One Pieris napi chromosome 13, ilPieNapi1.2, whole genome shotgun sequence genomic window carries:
- the LOC125055389 gene encoding kanadaptin, whose amino-acid sequence MEETNDKNSHPENVEFKKPVLIGRIGKVPKKIKSDAEKLSQQVDISNEENDSKASESVKSHLPPAVLLKELSTPIPYKEPKWSGICPDGTEYALEVLKSGMIVEKVELTNKPYYVFGRLANSDVVLAHPTISRHHSILQYKALADENEQASGWYLYDLGSTHGTFLNREKLKHKHYTRVRVGHQIKFGSSTRTYILLGPDYDCEGESELTVTEIKRRAEQMKIERDRMIQEAKEQRERERLEEEKRKEEQGIDWGMGEDADETSDLADNPYAVTTNEELYLDDPKKTLRGYFEREGHELNYDCEERGVGQFICRVELPIDDPHGRPVKAEVIHRGKKKEAVVACALEACRILDRAGLLRQAKHESRRRKQRDWSADDYYDSDEDTFLDRTGSVEKKRQQRMRKHGVVPSENKTALTYDQLLKQISEIEMSIENESKSLESLRSNNKQAASDDSDALDEFMKTLPQSMAHKADISAAKMNIQKLKSELAKTQRLADLARPAHMPPIIKKAENTTLAKQANSVLYGKRIKLKEDLIKKVKVKREKEQVDQEFVEEMDSDEEEKIENKDSIALIKIDDQDEVSNKSNNLKDSKESQPIETQLTIESTGDKTRVFGPMRPPENYVVPESYFDQESDRDLPEIEEKNV is encoded by the exons ATGGAAGAGACCAATGACAAAAATTCTCACCCTGAGAATGTAGAATTTAAAAAGCCGGTCCTTATAGGGCGTATTGGTAAGGTgcctaagaaaataaaatctgATGCTGAAAAACTATCACAGCAAGTAGATATTTCTAACGAAGAAAATGATTCAAAAGCTAGTGAATCGGTAAAAAGTCATTTGCCGCCAGCCGTTCTGTTAAAAGAATTGTCAACTCCAATTCCTTACAAGGAGCCTAAATGGTCTGGGATTTGCCCTGATG GAACAGAATATGCACTGGAAGTGTTGAAATCAGGTATGATTGTGGAGAAAGTAGAATTAACGAATAAACCTTACTATGTGTTTGGGAGACTTGCAAACTCTGATGTTGTGTTGGCACATCCTACCATATCCAG ACATCATTCAATCCTTCAATATAAAGCACTTGCTGATGAAAATGAACAGGCATCTGGATGGTATTTATATGACCTGGGCAGTACACATGGTACATTCCTAAATAGAGAGAAATTGAAACACAAACATTACACTAGGGTGCGTGTTGGACATCAGATCAAATTTGGAAGTAGTACTAGGAcctatattttattg GGACCAGACTATGACTGCGAAGGTGAATCAGAATTAACAGTGACAGAAATCAAACGTAGAGCAGAACAGATGAAGATAGAAAGAGACCGAATGATACAAGAGGCAAAGGAGCAAAGAGAGAGAGAACGATTGGAGGAAGAAAAGAGAAAAGAAGAACAGGGAATTGATTGGGGAATGg GTGAAGATGCAGATGAAACATCGGATTTGGCAGATAACCCATATGCAGTGACGACCAATGaagaattatatttagatGACCCAAAGAAAACACTTCGAGGTTATTTTGAGAGGGAAGGTCATGAGTTAAATTATGATTGTGAAGAAAGAGGGGTTGGTCAGTTTATTTGTAG aGTTGAACTTCCAATAGATGATCCACATGGTAGACCAGTGAAGGCAGAAGTAATACACCGTGGCAAAAAGAAAGAAGCAGTGGTTGCTTGTGCGTTGGAAGCCTGCAGGATACTTGATAGGGCTGGACTATTAAGACAAGCAAAGCATG AATCACGTCGAAGAAAACAACGGGACTGGAGTGCAGATGATTATTATGATTCAGATGAAGACACATTCTTAGACCGAACAGGCAGTGTAGAGAAAAAGAGACAGCAGCGTATGCGTAAACATGGAGTTGTACCAAGTGAGAATAAGACAGCACTAACATACGATCAGTTG CTAAAACAAATATCAGAAATTGAGATGTCAATAGAAAATGAATCTAAATCACTTGAGAGCCTTCGATCAAACAACAAACAGGCAGCCAGTGATGACTCGGATGCATTGGATGAGTTCATGAAGACACTTCCTCAGAGTATGGCACACAAGGCTGATATTTCTGCTGCAAAG ATGaacatacaaaaactaaaatccgAATTAGCAAAAACACAGCGGCTGGCAGATTTAGCTCGTCCTGCTCATATGCCTCCCATTATTAAGAAAGCTGAGAACACAACATTGGCAAAGCAGGCGAACTCAGTTCTTTACGGAAAGAG GATAAAGCTCAAGGAAGATCTCATTAAAAAAGTCAAAGTAAAACGAGAAAAAGAGCAAGTTGATCAAGAGTTTGTGGAAGAAATGGACTCTGATGAAGAAGagaaaattgaaaacaaaGATTCTATTGCACTTATCAAAATTGATGACCAAGACGAAGTTtctaataaaagtaataatctTAAAGATTCTAAAGAATCTCAGCCTATTGAAACACAATTAACTATAGAAAGTACAGGTGATAAGACTAGAGTATTTGGCCCAATGCGGCCCCCAGAAAACTATGTTGTTCCAGAAAGTTATTTTGATCAAGAATCTGACAGAGATTTACCAGAGATTGAggaaaaaaatgtgtaa
- the LOC125055173 gene encoding U6 snRNA-associated Sm-like protein LSm2: MLFYSFFKSLVGKDVVVELKNDLSICGTLHSVDQYLNIKLSDISVIDPDKYPHMLSVKNCFIRGSVVRYVQLPADEVDTQLLQDAARKEATVSTR, from the coding sequence ATGTTGTTTTACTCTTTTTTCAAGTCTCTTGTCGGAAAAGACGTAGTTGTAGAATTGAAGAATGATCTAAGTATCTGCGGAACATTGCATTCGGTAGACCAGTAtctaaacataaaattgtcGGATATTAGTGTGATTGATCCCGATAAGTATCCTCATATGTTATCAGTCAAGAATTGCTTTATCCGAGGATCTGTAGTTCGATATGTGCAGCTACCAGCAGATGAGGTAGATACCCAACTTTTACAAGACGCGGCCAGGAAAGAAGCAACAGTATCAACAAGATGA